A window of Chryseobacterium sp. IHB B 17019 genomic DNA:
TAAACTGAAATACAGAACCCACAATAAACAATACGAAAAGCACAAGAAGGGTCTGCCCGATAATAGGATCTGTAGGTGCTTTCGCCAGAGGATGCCCTACCGGAACACGGGTAAAAGTCTCATTAACCGTGGGAACCAATGACAGGAAAAAACTGAAGGAAAGAAGAATGTTTTCAAAAAAACGGGCCCTGTTATTTCCTTTCTTTTTAAAATAAAGAAAATACGCTGTCAAAATTAAAACCACAATAAAAAGAGCAAAAATATGCCCGGCATTAAAACCTCCGTGCTTCGATAATCCCAACGCCGTAAGCGAGGTAACGAGTGTAAGATAAAAATAAATTTTCCCGGTCAGCCGACTGAGGTCAATTTTACCATTTTTGATGAAACCAATAACTGCCGCAACAATTGCAATAATACCTATAACGGTATGAAAAATACCTAAAATTGATAATCCCATTACTTTAAATTTTAATTTCTTTAAATGAATACTGCAAATTTGCGCTAGTTCATAAAGAATAAGTTTGCGGATTCGTCCAATTATTTGGTAATTTGGTTCACTTAGGTGTCGGGGAACTAGTAATTTTTATAGGGAAGATTTAGAATTAGATTTAGAAAATTATTGATTACTGCTTGGTTTTAAGACGGTAATTTGTAGGCGTAACATGATATTTTTCGTGAAAACTTTTAGTGAAATTAGCCAAATCATTAAAACCGCAATCAAACGCGATGTCTGTAATACGTTCGCTGGAGATTGTAAGCAATTCGGCGGCCTTTTCGAGTCTTTTGTTTTTAATATAATTCGCCGGGGAATCATTGTATACTTTCCGGAATTCCCTCTTAAAAGAAGAAACACTCAGATTAGTTTTCCGGGCAAGCTCCTCAATATTGACCTGAAAAAAAAGATGAGCTTCAATAATCTGCCGGAATGTGTAGGCGGCCGGTGAAAAAAGTTGAGATAATATTACCTGGACCGTTTCGGATTTCTCGGTCTGGGAAAGTAAAAGGATAATTTCTTTAAGCTTTAAAATCAAAATATCATCATTAACCAAAGAGGGATTTTCAAAATAAAAGAGAAGACCTTCAATATACTTCTGAATCAGAAAATCGTTATTTATTTTCTCGCTGGACTGGTTGGTCACCTTATTATTGGGCTGAAGAATCAAAGGAAGTTCTCTTTCGTAGACTTTCTTTAAAATATCGGGATGGAAGGTAACAATTACCATTTCTCCATCGTAACTGCCCACATTTTGTATTTTCTTGCCGGAATCTATACAGCTTAATAACAAAGAATGATCGGTAGGAATATTGATGTGTGCATCATCGTACTGATAGTCCATCTCACCTTTTAGCATATATAAAAAGCAAGCCTGCTCCGAAACAGGAAAAGAAAATTCAAAAGGCGATTTTAAGTCTACTTTTTGAATGAATGTTTTGCCAAATAAATCAATTTTTTTATAATCGGTAACCATTGAATTCACTTTGTAAGAAAGGTCAAGTACCGGATTTCCACCGGCCGTAGTCAAATATAAGCAAAAACTTTTGTTACCCAACTGACACACCCTTGTCATAGCTGAGACTTACTTTTGAGGACAATTTTAAAACAATAACAAAAATGAACCTAACTTCCATTCGTATTATCACTTCAAATATTGATGTTTTAATCAAATTTTACGAACACATCACCGGTAATCAAATGATACAGTACACTCCTGATTTTGCCGAACTAAAAACAGATGGCGCCACACTGGCTATCGGCAGTACAAGAACGCTGCAGTTTTTTGGAGGCGAAAGTGTTGCCCGGGCTGCTGAAAATCATACTGCCATCATCGAATTCAGGGTGGATGATGTAGAAAATGACTATCAAAGACTGGCAGATTACCTGGAACCTTATATTGTTCAGAAGCCTACAACAATGCCGTGGGGAAATAAATCGCTGTTATTCCGAGATCCTGACGGTAACTTAGTAAATCTGTTCACTCCAATGACGGCGGAGGCTGTTAAAAAACATGCCGAAGGGTAGATACCGGTTTAAGAATTTAAATGAAATGAGAGTGGATCATCTGCTCTCATTTTCATTATCTGATTTTTAAAAAATTTAAATTACTACTATTTAATTAATTGATTTTCAAAAATATCTATGTAAATTTCTAACCATAATTAAATTATTGGCATTTTAGTGAATGATTTTAAAGCTTCAATAATGACTTACACTCCCGAAACACAGCCTCAAACGAGTTTATCCGAAACTTCTCAAGGCTCAATCATACGAATTGCGTACTTTATTATGGTACACGATTATCCGGAGAGGTTTAAGGAGCTTTTCTCTAAAATCTATACCCGTGACCAATTTTACCTCATCCATATCGACAGGAAGGCAACAGCTGAATTTACCGAAGAAATACAACAATTCATCATTCAGTTTCCCAACGCTTTTATATTGGATAGTATGAATATCAATTCTGCAGGTTTCAGCATCATACAGGCTGAAATCAACGCTATGGAATTTCTGTTGAAAGTAAGCTCAAAATGGGATTTTTTCATTAATCTGAGCGGTGAAGATTACCCTTTGAAATCTCAAAATATCATCCGTAAGTTTCTCTCAAAGAACAAAAATAAAAATTACCTGTTCTATTACGACCAGAAGTTTTACAGACCGGACACTCTCCGCAGGATCCAAAATCATTTCACGGAATTGGCCTATAAAATTTCTTCCCTGATCTACAAAAGGGATTTTATGAAGGATGTGACTCCCTATATCGGAGGCAAGTGGCTGATTTTCACCCGTGAAACCTGTACTTTTCTGTGCCGTAATGATAAAGTGGCGATTTTTGAAGACTTTTATCTCCACACATATTTACCCGGAGACTCTTTTTTCCAGACGGTTTTGATGAATACCAGCTTTTCTGATATTATCGTAAATGATGACAAAAGAGCGGTTGCCGACGCCAGACAAAACCCGGAAGTGTTTATTGAATATCTGAAAAACAACAATCAGCTTTTCATACGGAAACTTAATGATCAGACTGATAAGGTGATTTCACAATACATCAAAGAAAGCTATGAGGTCGATCTTCCGGAAATCAGTGATGTCGATCGGGAACTGAGAAGAGATCCGCTTCAGAATAATTGATTAAGATTTAATCTCAGAATAAAAAACAGGTTCTACTATTCTTTTAACAATCCATGATTTGCAATAAAATCGGTTAATAATACGATATGTCGTGCATCATTTTCATTACTTTTATCTATGAAAATAATAAACAGTTATGATTAAAAAACAGAATAAAATTCAGTGATATAGAATACTTTTATGGATTGTAAGCTTTGAAAATATACAATTCATGAAAATTCATAAGAGTATAAATAGTGTCAGAAGATCTATCATGCGAAATCTGACTAAAAACATTGGAAAATCAGATGCAGAAGTAGATCACCAGAAAGATCTGGTAATAAAGAAAATACTGATTTCCAGGCCCAATCACAGATTAGGTAACTTATTATTACTCACTCCCCTGGTTCAGGAAGTAATCGCCACTTTTCCGGATAGTAAAATTGACCTATTTGTAAAAGGCGGAATAACGCCTACAATTTTCAAAAACTACACGAATATCGACCGGACCATTCAGCTTCCTAAAAAGCCATTTAAAAATTTATTTAAATACATACAAGGCTGGGGAATTATTAAAACAAAAAAATACGACCTGGTGATTAACGCCAGTTATGGATCTTCATCCGGCAGATTATCAACCCTTTTCGCGAATTCAAAATACAAAATGTTTGGAGATTTTGATGAAAATACGGCTTCAAAACATACAGATTATCAGCATAATGCGAAAAATTCCATTTACAACCTGAGAGAATATCTCACAAAACTCGGAATGTCTGAAAACACAGCTAAAGTCCCGTCTCTGGATCTTAAATTAGATAAAGCAGAACTCGAAGACGGCAAAAAGAAATTGGCCGATCTTGTAAAAAATGATAAAGAAACAATTTGTCTTTATACCAATGCCACAGGCGATAAATGCTATTCTGAAGAATGGTGGATGGAATTTTACAAGAAATTGGAACAGACTTTTCCGGATTACAATATTATTGAGCTTTTGCCGGTAGAGAATATCTCAAAATTAAATTTTACAATTCCGTCATTTTACAGTACTGATATCCGTGAAATGGGCGGGTTTATTGCCGGTTCCGTGCTGTTTATTTCTGCAGACAATGGTGTCATGCACCTTGCGAGCGCCTCGGGAACCCCCACTATCGGCCTGTTTTCGGTGACAAATGAAAATGAATACAGACCCTACAACAACAGGAGCTTTTCCGTCAATACTCAAAAGGTAGATAATGAGGGCATTATGAGCCTGATCCGTGAGAATTTGAAACAACCTTACATTTTAAATAATTAATATGAAACTGACCTTTGCTGATGGTTTGTCGCAATACAAAGATGATATAATACTGATTTTAAACAAATTTAAAAATGACGGTACATTGATAGGAAATGGCACCAGAAATATTATTAAATTTTTTGATCTTGATGGTTTTAAAGTAAATTTTAAATCATTTAAACAGCATAATATTATCAACAGGCATGTTTACAAGTTTTACCGGAAGTCTAAAGCCAGAAGGTCTTTTGAGTATGCTCACATGTTGATAAGCAAGAATTTTTACACTCCAAAACCCATTGCTTACATTGAAAATCATGATTTTATTGGCTTAACCTCCAGTTATTACATAAGCGAACAATTAGAAAACTCACGCACCTTGGCTGATATTCTCGCTGATAATTCGTTTTCAGACCGGGAAAGAATTATTAAAGAATATACCGCAATGATGCACCGCCTGCACAACAACGGCATTGTATTTCTTGACAATTCTCCGGGTAATTTTTTAATAAAAAAAGAAGGCGATGATTATTGTATCTACCTGGTTGATCTCAACAGAATGAATTTTTATGAAAAGATTGAACTAGACAAACGCCTTAAAAATTTTGCAAGACTGACCAATGATCCGGAAATAATCAAAACTATCGCTACCGAATATGCTTCATTGGAAGGAGCTTCCGCAGAATATTGCTTAGAAAAAATAAATCAGGCAACCCAACGAATGCTTGTAAAACGCAGAATAAAAAAAGTATTAAAGCTTTATAAAAAAGTGATAAAAATTTAATTTTAATTCTCATATTTGATCTGGCCTATATATCAGAGCAAGGCTTGTCATCTTTCAGTTCGGCAGTAAAACCTGGAAACATTACATATTATGGAAAAAGATATAAAAATACATACTGGTCAGGAAGGGCAGTTTTTGGGTGTTGCGGGAGGAAACTATCGAATTGTTGTTCGAGGTGAAGAAACAGACAATAATTTTGCCGTGATTGAGATGATTGTTCCTCCCGGAGGCGGTCCGCCACCTCATTCCCACCCGTTTATACAGGAAACTTTTTATGTTGTGGAGGGAGAAATAGAATTTAAGACAGAAGCAGGTAAAAAAGTTATAGGTAAGGGAGGTTTTGTAAATATTCCTTTGGGTGGTGCCGTCCACTGTTTTAAAAATAATTCCCAATCCATCGTAAAACTGCTTTGTACAGTAATGCCGGCCGGACTTGAAAAATTGTTCGAAACAATAGGCACACCAACAGTAATGGGAGAATTTCCACCTATCCCTGAAATGACAGATGAACGGAAAGCACTTCTAAAACAACTGGACGAAGAATATCATCAAACTATTTATCCTCAGGATTATCTGGATTAATTTTCATTAATTTAACCTAAAAATTATACCCGTTCTACTCTATTCCTTCTTTTCCAGAAAAACATACAGAGATTTGATACGGTTACCTTCAAAAATTGCTATATCCATCCCATTTTGAACTGCATCTTTTCCCTTTTCTCCAAGCGTCCAGGAAAGTCTCCCCATATCCTTATTATAGCTCACAGGATTCTGTAGTGTAAATTTGAATTCTTCTGGGAAACTTTTTAAGAGATTGTCAACCTGCCTGTTAATTGCTTCATATCCAATTATTTCCTGCCCCATTTCATTCAAAACTGCATTTTCTGTGTATAAAGACTTTATTGCTTCCAATCGCAGCGCAGGGTCTCTTTGGTTCCATACTTCGACCAAATTTTTTTCCATTAATTGTATGATATCAGCCATATTTTATTTTTAAGCTAATTTCGGCTAATCCATCATTGAAAACGATGACCTATATCAATAACTTCAGCGGATACAAAAATTTTTAAACATTCTATTATTTTTAATTAATATTTTTCAGAAAGGCTCATCAATTTTTCGGGGTAAAAAGATGAAACAATAGGTACAATTCATAAAGAAAGTCTAGTATATTTAAATCAATTAAGTTTTATATCACATCAAACAGAATTATTAATGTAAAAAAGATTATTATTGTAACATCAAATATGAAAAATATTCGCCATTTCACTATTATTTTATTTATAATTTTCTTCCAACCGTTGTACTTTTCTCAGATTCCGGGAATGATCAACTATAATCAGGAAGATGGGCTGAATTGTGCGGTTACCTATTGTATGGTCCAGGATGATGATGGATTTATCTGGATAGGCAGTGATAATGGTTTTTTCAGATTTGATGGGGTTGAATTTAAAAATTATAATGCTAAACAGGGACTGAAAAATATAGAAGTATTAAGCGTTTTACCATTAAAAAACAAAATTTTCATAATTCCTTTCCTTAATAATATTGCTTACTTAGAAAAAGGAGTGATTTATAATACAAACACAGATCCGGAGCTGCGTAAAATAAAAACCGGAGCCGGCGGTTTTGATGCTTTTTACAATAAGAAAAGAGATGAATCTTTTATTTTTAATACTACCGATTTTAGCCGTATTTACAAATATAAAAATGATAAGGTACAATCAATTCCTTTGTATTTCAATTCTCCAAAAGACCAGCTTCGTCTCATTAATTTTGATATAAACTCTCAAGAGCTAATTTTAAGAGATAATAACAATAAAATTTTCTCTTATAATATTCTAACAAAAAAAGAGCAAATTTTTAATATCGACACAGACAAAGAAGAATGGCCCATCCAGATGGAAAAAAATATTCTCATTTCGGTAAACAAAAAGGGGAATAGGATTTTTTTATATCGCCTCGAGGCTAATACTTTCAGGAAAATACATACCATAGAACTAAAAAAAGAGAATAATGTTCACAGTATTTATATTGATGATGATGAAAGGCTTTTAGTAGGCTTAAACAGTGGTGGTATATTATTTTTTAATCAGCCGATTTCAAATTTTTCTCCCTCAAAGAAACCTTATTTGTTTCTTCAGGACTATGTAATCAATGATATTTTAATAGACACGGACAAAAACATGTGGTTTTCCTCCCGGGATAACGGTCTGTTTTTTATTTCTCAAAAATTTTTCGCCAATTATATCAACTATTTTTCTGATATAAAAAATACTGCCAATATCACGAGCATTGCTGCAAATTCCAATTCGGTATTTCTTGGCTATAACATCTCCAAAGCAGCCATCTATTCTCCAAATAAAAAATATACAGAATTTGTCTTGGACCATTCTCAAAAAAATGAACACAGAGCAATCTATGCCAATAACAAAACTGTTCTTTTTGGACAGACCCAAAGGGTATCTCAAATGGATCTTTCTAGTTTTAAATCATTTGCGCCCAAAACTTTACAAATTTTTAATATTAAAAATATTGTCCCCTATCTCAATAATGAGGTGCTTATCTGCAACAATTCTAATCTAAGCCGCTATAATTTTCAATCGAAACAAATTGTCGGAACCCTGTTTAATGAAAGATGCTACACTGCATTGCCTTATCAGACTGACAGCCTGTTTGTAGGAACTTTCAAAGATTTGTATAAGGTAAATGCAAAAAATAAGCAAAAGAAATTGTTCCTGGAAGGCTATTATTTCACCGATCTAAAAAAATTGAAAGACAATTTATACGCCGGCGCTACCAACCTCCACGGAATTGTAATATTCAATAACCATAAAATCCTTCAGCAGATAACTCAAGCAGACGGATTGGCCACAAACCAAATAAAAAAAATAGATCTTGAAAAACCTAATATACTCTGGGCCAGTACCAATACCGGACTGATAAGGATCGAACTCACAAAAAATAAACCTAAAATCAACCTGTTTACCCAAACAGACGGCCTCCCATCTGATAAAGTAGCCGGATGCGTGATCAAAAAAGATACTTTGTATATAGGAACATCCAATGGATTGGGCATTTTATCAATTAAAGAACTATTGACCCAGCAAAAGTTTATTAATAAAAAAGTAATCATCAATTCCGTAATCATGGGAGCCCGGGAATATTTTGATATCACCAAAAATCTGATAACC
This region includes:
- a CDS encoding helix-turn-helix domain-containing protein; its protein translation is MTTAGGNPVLDLSYKVNSMVTDYKKIDLFGKTFIQKVDLKSPFEFSFPVSEQACFLYMLKGEMDYQYDDAHINIPTDHSLLLSCIDSGKKIQNVGSYDGEMVIVTFHPDILKKVYERELPLILQPNNKVTNQSSEKINNDFLIQKYIEGLLFYFENPSLVNDDILILKLKEIILLLSQTEKSETVQVILSQLFSPAAYTFRQIIEAHLFFQVNIEELARKTNLSVSSFKREFRKVYNDSPANYIKNKRLEKAAELLTISSERITDIAFDCGFNDLANFTKSFHEKYHVTPTNYRLKTKQ
- a CDS encoding VOC family protein, encoding MNLTSIRIITSNIDVLIKFYEHITGNQMIQYTPDFAELKTDGATLAIGSTRTLQFFGGESVARAAENHTAIIEFRVDDVENDYQRLADYLEPYIVQKPTTMPWGNKSLLFRDPDGNLVNLFTPMTAEAVKKHAEG
- a CDS encoding beta-1,6-N-acetylglucosaminyltransferase, with the translated sequence MTYTPETQPQTSLSETSQGSIIRIAYFIMVHDYPERFKELFSKIYTRDQFYLIHIDRKATAEFTEEIQQFIIQFPNAFILDSMNINSAGFSIIQAEINAMEFLLKVSSKWDFFINLSGEDYPLKSQNIIRKFLSKNKNKNYLFYYDQKFYRPDTLRRIQNHFTELAYKISSLIYKRDFMKDVTPYIGGKWLIFTRETCTFLCRNDKVAIFEDFYLHTYLPGDSFFQTVLMNTSFSDIIVNDDKRAVADARQNPEVFIEYLKNNNQLFIRKLNDQTDKVISQYIKESYEVDLPEISDVDRELRRDPLQNN
- a CDS encoding glycosyltransferase family 9 protein, which gives rise to MKIHKSINSVRRSIMRNLTKNIGKSDAEVDHQKDLVIKKILISRPNHRLGNLLLLTPLVQEVIATFPDSKIDLFVKGGITPTIFKNYTNIDRTIQLPKKPFKNLFKYIQGWGIIKTKKYDLVINASYGSSSGRLSTLFANSKYKMFGDFDENTASKHTDYQHNAKNSIYNLREYLTKLGMSENTAKVPSLDLKLDKAELEDGKKKLADLVKNDKETICLYTNATGDKCYSEEWWMEFYKKLEQTFPDYNIIELLPVENISKLNFTIPSFYSTDIREMGGFIAGSVLFISADNGVMHLASASGTPTIGLFSVTNENEYRPYNNRSFSVNTQKVDNEGIMSLIRENLKQPYILNN
- a CDS encoding lipopolysaccharide kinase InaA family protein produces the protein MKLTFADGLSQYKDDIILILNKFKNDGTLIGNGTRNIIKFFDLDGFKVNFKSFKQHNIINRHVYKFYRKSKARRSFEYAHMLISKNFYTPKPIAYIENHDFIGLTSSYYISEQLENSRTLADILADNSFSDRERIIKEYTAMMHRLHNNGIVFLDNSPGNFLIKKEGDDYCIYLVDLNRMNFYEKIELDKRLKNFARLTNDPEIIKTIATEYASLEGASAEYCLEKINQATQRMLVKRRIKKVLKLYKKVIKI
- a CDS encoding cupin domain-containing protein gives rise to the protein MEKDIKIHTGQEGQFLGVAGGNYRIVVRGEETDNNFAVIEMIVPPGGGPPPHSHPFIQETFYVVEGEIEFKTEAGKKVIGKGGFVNIPLGGAVHCFKNNSQSIVKLLCTVMPAGLEKLFETIGTPTVMGEFPPIPEMTDERKALLKQLDEEYHQTIYPQDYLD
- a CDS encoding nuclear transport factor 2 family protein — its product is MADIIQLMEKNLVEVWNQRDPALRLEAIKSLYTENAVLNEMGQEIIGYEAINRQVDNLLKSFPEEFKFTLQNPVSYNKDMGRLSWTLGEKGKDAVQNGMDIAIFEGNRIKSLYVFLEKKE
- a CDS encoding sensor histidine kinase, with product MKNIRHFTIILFIIFFQPLYFSQIPGMINYNQEDGLNCAVTYCMVQDDDGFIWIGSDNGFFRFDGVEFKNYNAKQGLKNIEVLSVLPLKNKIFIIPFLNNIAYLEKGVIYNTNTDPELRKIKTGAGGFDAFYNKKRDESFIFNTTDFSRIYKYKNDKVQSIPLYFNSPKDQLRLINFDINSQELILRDNNNKIFSYNILTKKEQIFNIDTDKEEWPIQMEKNILISVNKKGNRIFLYRLEANTFRKIHTIELKKENNVHSIYIDDDERLLVGLNSGGILFFNQPISNFSPSKKPYLFLQDYVINDILIDTDKNMWFSSRDNGLFFISQKFFANYINYFSDIKNTANITSIAANSNSVFLGYNISKAAIYSPNKKYTEFVLDHSQKNEHRAIYANNKTVLFGQTQRVSQMDLSSFKSFAPKTLQIFNIKNIVPYLNNEVLICNNSNLSRYNFQSKQIVGTLFNERCYTALPYQTDSLFVGTFKDLYKVNAKNKQKKLFLEGYYFTDLKKLKDNLYAGATNLHGIVIFNNHKILQQITQADGLATNQIKKIDLEKPNILWASTNTGLIRIELTKNKPKINLFTQTDGLPSDKVAGCVIKKDTLYIGTSNGLGILSIKELLTQQKFINKKVIINSVIMGAREYFDITKNLITETPHNDIIFNLSFPDFTSQGKITYRYKMEGLNDNWNISNSSEIIYNSLPPGKYIFKVFGLGHGGKQSYTYSSVPIEIKPRFWQTWWFKVLAALLMILPIVFLINISLQKQRDKKLKKIIHEKKIAELELQAIKAQINPHFIYNCLNSIQFLLYKKDYKETENYLDIFSQMIRKTLHYSEKTFMSVKEETEYLSLYLNMEKLRLKDQLEYTITISESVNPEWQIPSLLVQPFVENAIKHGIPSLKDRKGKIDIYFDYSDSTLSIAIEDNGVGIQNKQETLAKNNSFGVKLSQKRIDTFKQLFDTNVVLEINSLSEKTHGTQIKLYISPYENKNTGLHH